The Terriglobus roseus sequence GCAGCGAGTTGACCACGTTCGGCGTGATGATCCACGTATGTCCCAGCGTGAGTGCCTGGTCCTGGTTAAGCTGGCCCACCTGGTTCGCAGTCAGCAGGTTGGACTGATCCACGTTCACCGGCGAGTTGTAGCGTGCAATCAGGTAGCGCGCAAAGATCGACTGCGAAGGATTGATGGTGTAATCCACGCGGCCGATCACATCATGACGGGTGGAATTTTGCGACAGGCGCACGTTGATCGAGCCACAGGGATTCGATGGATCATTCAGAACCGGGATGCCAGCCTTCACAATGTTCAGCGCCTGCTGGCTGTAGTTCGCAGGATTCGTCTTGTTGCCGATGAAAGGCCCGCCGAGCTTCACCGCTCCCGTGGTGGGATAGCAACCGGTGAAGTCGCCATTCAGTTCTGCCTGCGTCAGTGTGAATGTCTGGGTCGGTGCGCTCACGGATCGGACGATCGTTCCCTGGTAACCACCAAAAAAGAACAGCTTGTCTTTGATGATGGGACCGCCGATGACACCACCGAACTGGTTGCGCTTCAGGTTGTCGCGCGTCTTGGTGGCAGCAGCGGTTGCGGTGGGCGCGGTGTAGCCGAAGAAGTTCGCGGCATTGAACATGTAATTGCGAACGAAGTAGAAGACATCGCCATGGAACGCATTGCCGCCGCTCTTCGTGACTGCGTTAATGGCGGCCGAAGCATGGTTGCCATACTGTGCGGGCAGCGAACTCGTTTCAGACTTGAACTCCTGCAGAGCATCCGGAAACGGCAGTGGCAGGTTCAGGTTATTGAACACGTCATTGTGGTTGCCGCCATCCAGAATGTAGGCCACACCGTTCGGCAGGCCGCCCGCAACAGCAATGGTGATCGTCGGAAAATTCTTATTCGAGTTGAGATCGCCTGCGGGCGCAGTTGTGGTGGCGCCGGCAAGTGCAATGAGCTGTGTTGGGTCACGGCCGTTCAGCGGTAACTCAACCACCTGCCGCTGGTCGATGACCTGGCCGATGCCATTACTTACTGTCTCGACCTGAACGCCGCCCGATGTCTGGACAGTCACTTCTTCTGTCTGTGAACCAATCGCGAGCCTCACATCATACGTGGGATTACTGCCCACCTGCAAGACGATGCCGGTGACGGTGTACCCCTGGAAATTCGGCGCAGATACCTGCAATTTGTAAGGGCCCAGCGGCAGATCGTTCACGCTATACGTACCGGACGACGAGGTCTTCACCGTGCGGACGAGCCCAGTATCGGTTTGCGTCAGCGTGACTATGGCATCCGGTACGGACGCGCCTGTCGGATCCTGTACCGTCCCAACGATCTGGGAAGTGTTAAGCGATTGCGCCAGGGCCGGTGCGCAGCTTGCTAAGCCGACTGCACAGGTCAGGAGCGTGCGGGTGAATCTCATGAATCCTGCCTCCGGAAGGTGGTGCCAAGTTACAAGCGAGCGGGCCATCTTCTGTTCGTTCTTCGATCCCGAAGTAGGTGTGCCTTGGGCGCGCACAAAAGCCCCTTGCTGGATCGGACGGGATGCTAGGCTTCCTCAAAAAATGAAGTCAATGAACTTACCGTGTTGACACCGTTCGTCATCGCGTTGCAACTTGGCGGCCTGCTAGCATCACGACCGATGAGCACGTGCCGCATGTGGGACCGCGAACGTGTCTCGACGCGAGGAGAAGTAATGTTTAAACGCAGGGTTCTCACTCTTACAATTGCGCTGGCCTTCGCCGCGCCGATCCTTTGTGCTGCGCAGGCTCCGGCAGCCGCCGCAGACACGGGCTGTCCCGCGCCCGGTGCGCGTGGACCCCGTCCTGGCGGGCCCGGAGGTGCCGGAGGTCCGGGTGGACCTGGCGCCACTGCGGCGCGTCCGCAGGGCCCTCCGCCTGAGTTTGCCGATGCGCCCGCAGGGCCACCGAAGAAGCGGCTGTTGATCTGGGCCGATACGCGCAACGGCATCGCACAGCATGACATCGGTCATGCCATCGCAGTCATTGAAGAACTTGGCTACAAGTCCGGCGCGTATGACACGTGGATTCGTACGGATTCCAACATCATCTCGCGTCATCCGAAGATGACAACCGGCGAGCCGGCGAGTGGCGGCCCAAGCCTGTGCAACGTGGATGCCATCTTCTTCATGGGACATCGCGAGATTGAACTGTCGGCCGAACAAAAGGCGGACCTCCTGTGGTTCGTTCACGACGCGGGCAAAGGCTTCGTCGCGGCGCACGTGGGCGATACCGCATTCCTGTCATGGCCGGAGTTTGGCGAGATGCTCGGTGGCCGATTCGATCAGCATCCGTGGGGAACCATCGAAGGCACTGTCATCGTGACCGATCCCAAATTTCCCGGCATGAGCCAGTTCGGTCCCAGCTTCACCATTCGCGATGAGTTCTATCAGAGCAGCGGCTTCTCTCCCGATAAGAGCCGCGTGCTGATGCGACTCGACACCACGAAGATCGATAAGACCAAGGCGCGCGGCATGCAGGCTGCGGATTATCCCTACGCCCTGGCATGGGCAAAGATGTATGGCAAGGGCCGTGTCTTTTACGCAACCTTCGCGCATGCCCCCGCGACATGGGATAACCCTAAGATCCAGGAGATGTATCTGCAGGCTATCAAGTGGTCGCTGGGTGAAGTCGACGCGGATGTAACTCCGATCAAGATGCCGGCCCCTACGGCGGACGCTCTGCCAGCGCCTGGGGCACCTGCAGCGCCGGGCGGCCAATAACTCCTGCTGGTAGCCCAGGGGATGTGTGGTGTACTGCAAACCCGCTCATGACGAGAGCCCGTCATGAGCGGGGGACGCGCATCTTCTTACATTGCGCAGTGCATTACTTCGATTTCACCATCTTCGCGGGTGCCCTGGTCACGGCACCCTTCGGAAGAGCGAAGGCCACCACAGCATCTGCAACAGGGTCACGCAGGAAGCCACCTCCGGCCGCAGATACTACTACATACTGCCGCCCATCCTTCCCGAGGTAAGTGGCGGGCACAGAGTGCGCGGGCGCGTCGACCTTCACGGACCAAAGTTCTCTGCCAGTTTTCGAATCAAAGGCGCGGAACTTCCCATCAACTGTTGCGCCGATGAAGATCAGTCCGCCAGCGGTGTTGATACCACCGCCAAGGTTCGGTGTACCGGTCTTCAGACCCTTCGCCTCAAGCTCATCAAATGCACCCAGCGTCGAACGCCACGCGATGTTGCCGGTGTTCACATTCACAGCAACCAGCTCACCCCACGGCGGTGGAGCACACGAGTAGCGCGTATCCGCCTGCCAGAAGCGCTGCCCTTCAGGCGTCATCTTGCTGTACTGCTGCGCACCCGGCTTGGGAGCCTGGGCACGATCGGCAAACTCCTGATCGCTCGCGGGCTGACCGCCAACCGGAGGCGTCCCCGATGCTTGAGGCGTCCCAGAAGGTTGAGGCGGAGCACCAGCGCCTCGCGGCGGACCACCAGGACCACCCGCGCCCGGTGCGCGTCCGAAGCGACCGCCACCAAGCCCAATGTGCCCCCACTGGCCGGCGTTCATGACATTTGTGTAGACCAGCCCAAGCTGCGGGTTATAGGAAACACCATTCCAGTTACCGCCACCCACCGCGCCCGGAAACTCGACGACATCCTGATTCAGCAGCCATGCATTGAAAGGTTTCGCATCCTGCAGTTTGTACTTCTGCCACAGGCCTTCGCAGTAAGTGGTCAGGCTGCCGGTGATATTCTTCGGCAGTTCATCATGCGTCATGCTGATGCGGGCGATCGGTTCCGGCTTGATAGGGAACGGCTGTGTTGGCGACGACTTTTCGCCCGGCACGTTGCTCTGCGGGACCGGCCGCTCTTCCATGCCAAAGATCGGCGTTCCATCACGCCGGTCGAAGAAGTACATCAGACCGGTCTTGCCCATGTGGACGACCGCGGGAATCGTTTTGCCCTTCTGCTTCACCTCAACCAGCGCCGGTGCGGCCGCAGAATCGAAGTCCCACAGGTCATGGTGCACCAACTGGCGAAACCACTTCAACTTGCCCGTGTTCGCGTCCAGCGCTACCAGCGAGGTGCC is a genomic window containing:
- a CDS encoding ThuA domain-containing protein; this translates as MFKRRVLTLTIALAFAAPILCAAQAPAAAADTGCPAPGARGPRPGGPGGAGGPGGPGATAARPQGPPPEFADAPAGPPKKRLLIWADTRNGIAQHDIGHAIAVIEELGYKSGAYDTWIRTDSNIISRHPKMTTGEPASGGPSLCNVDAIFFMGHREIELSAEQKADLLWFVHDAGKGFVAAHVGDTAFLSWPEFGEMLGGRFDQHPWGTIEGTVIVTDPKFPGMSQFGPSFTIRDEFYQSSGFSPDKSRVLMRLDTTKIDKTKARGMQAADYPYALAWAKMYGKGRVFYATFAHAPATWDNPKIQEMYLQAIKWSLGEVDADVTPIKMPAPTADALPAPGAPAAPGGQ
- a CDS encoding PQQ-binding-like beta-propeller repeat protein; translation: MESRYLVSIGTAAVCLSTLSAGAQANWASYGQDQGSSRFSTLNQINASNVSKLERAWTFHTGGDSQNEVTPVVMDSVVYLSSPNGYFAVDAVTGDQIWKFAATDTTTRGVTYWPGDKTTAPRIIGAVSGGRIVALDIKTGKPVPEFGDGGYVDIKTKMTSPPAIYKGMLILPTMDKFVRAWDAKTGKMVWSFNLVPQPGEPGHETWENDAWKTTGGVNVWGYITVDEKLGIAFVPTAPPSPDYVGVTRPGDTLYGTSLVALDANTGKLKWFRQLVHHDLWDFDSAAAPALVEVKQKGKTIPAVVHMGKTGLMYFFDRRDGTPIFGMEERPVPQSNVPGEKSSPTQPFPIKPEPIARISMTHDELPKNITGSLTTYCEGLWQKYKLQDAKPFNAWLLNQDVVEFPGAVGGGNWNGVSYNPQLGLVYTNVMNAGQWGHIGLGGGRFGRAPGAGGPGGPPRGAGAPPQPSGTPQASGTPPVGGQPASDQEFADRAQAPKPGAQQYSKMTPEGQRFWQADTRYSCAPPPWGELVAVNVNTGNIAWRSTLGAFDELEAKGLKTGTPNLGGGINTAGGLIFIGATVDGKFRAFDSKTGRELWSVKVDAPAHSVPATYLGKDGRQYVVVSAAGGGFLRDPVADAVVAFALPKGAVTRAPAKMVKSK